A single window of Girardinichthys multiradiatus isolate DD_20200921_A chromosome 15, DD_fGirMul_XY1, whole genome shotgun sequence DNA harbors:
- the dtl gene encoding denticleless protein homolog produces MRMFFRSIVDRGVGRRRLNAFPADPSSRIPLSSLLGGYQCVRHDEHISYGNAGDSVPPFGLTFSCAGDMHNVLAAANEEGIVRIYDTESRENPLLKEWLAHENAVFDIAWVPGEPQLVTAAGDQMARLWDVKSGEPLGSFKGHLCSLKSVAFAPEEKAVFSTGGRDGNIMVWDIRCSQKDGFYRQVNQIRGAHNKSETNLPSKTKKRRSSMRGMAPSVDTQQSVTVVLFRDQHTLISSGAVDGVIKMWDLRKNYTVYRHDPVPMQTYPYAGSSTRMRLGYSGLVLDSFKSNIMCNCTDDSIYMFNVCGIKTTPVAVFSGHQNSSFYVKSTISPDDQFLASGSSDNHTYIWKISDPQHPPMMLQGHNEEVTSVAWCPTDFTKIASCSDDHTIRIWRLHRETDGAQSSVGEANLVGWACPKSPTIPIVRASTPPAKTQRTQSLGGLTSPQLAFCASNGAALPLPSNTTSTNRPIPVPVHQITPTSIRQWLSSTHESQSRVLRPCPLSPVSSSSPTERRARRRLETGESSPSGCEDNAQCESVSELYPAGKRSRVLFDVCSPSQESSGQTNCHTESSQSVTSRQDGKENCSPRAGNWLSEMGKNIKQSRGGPSAHKKRDGKTPTSPMLHSPKTMKISMYFAKRNQE; encoded by the exons ATGAGGATGTTTTTCCGCTCTATTGTTGACAGAGGGGTGGGCAGACGGAGGCTGAATG CATTCCCTGCAGATCCTAGTTCCAGGATCCCTTTGAGCTCACTGCTGGGTGGCTACCAGTGCGTCCGGCACGACGAGCACATCTCGTACGGGAACGCGGGTGACTCAGTGCCACCGTTTGGGCTGACCTTCTCCTGTG CTGGAGACATGCACAATGTCCTCGCAGCAGCTAATGAAGAAGGCATTGTTAGGATCTATGACACAGAGAGTCGTGAAAACCCTCTTCTTAAAG AATGGCTGGCTCACGAGAACGCTGTCTTTGACATCGCGTGGGTGCCGGGGGAGCCTCAGCTG GTGACGGCTGCAGGGGATCAGATGGCCAGGCTGTGGGACGTGAAGTCTGGGGAACCGTTAGGAAGCTTTAAAGGCCACCTTTGCAGCCTTAAGTCGGTTGCATTCGCACCAGAAGAGAAAG CTGTTTTCTCCACTGGGGGCAGAGATGGAAATATTATGGTCTGGGATATCAGGTGCAGCCAGAAAG ATGGTTTTTACAGGCAGGTGAATCAGATCCGTGGCGCTCACAACAAATCTGAGACAAACCTTCCCTCCAAAACGAAGAAAAGACGGAGCTCCATGCGTGGTATGGCTCCTAGCGTG GATACCCAGCAGAGTGTAACAGTGGTTTTGTTTCGCGATCAGCACACCCTCATCTCCTCGGGTGCTGTTGACGG GGTTATAAAGATGTGGGATTTGAGGAAGAACTACACGGTATACCGTCATGACCCTGTGCCTATGCAGACCTATCCATATGCAGGCTCTTCCACTCGGATGAGACTGG GATATTCTGGACTTGTTCTAGACTCCTTCAAGTCCAATATCATGTGTAACTGCACAGATGACAGCATTTACATGTTCAACGTCTGTGGAATAAAGACAACTCCAG TGGCAGTTTTCAGTGGACACCAGAACTCCTCATTCTATGTCAAATCCACGATCAGCCCCGATGACCAGTTCTTGGCCAGCGGGTCCAGTGACAATCACACGTACATTTGGAAG ATTTCCGATCCTCAACATCCTCCCATGATGCTCCAGGGTCACAATGAGGAAGTGACCTCTGTCGCGTGGTGTCCGACAGATTTCACTAAA ATTGCTTCCTGCTCCGATGATCACACTATACGGATCTGGAGGCTTCACCGGGAAACGGATGGAGCGCAGTCATCAGTGGGTGAAGCCAACCTTGTAGGCTGGGCATGTCCCAAATCTCCCACAA TTCCTATAGTCAGAGCTTCAACACCCCCTGCGAAGACCCAGAGGACGCAGAGTCTTGGTGGCCTCACCTCGCCCCAGCTTGCTTTCTGTGCCTCTAACGGAGCTGCCCTGCCTCTCCCTTCCAACACCACATCCACGAACCGCCCCATCCCAGTTCCCGTTCATCAGATAACTCCAACTTCTATCCGGCAGTGGCTATCTTCAACCCATGAATCTCAAAGTCGGGTGCTGAGACCGTGTCCTCTGAGCCCAGTGAGCAGCTCCTCTCCTACAGAGAGACGGGCCAGACGCAGGCTGGAAACAGGTGAAAGCTCACCTTCCGGCTGTGAGGACAACGCACAGTGCGAGTCTGTTTCAGAACTCTACCCCGCAGGTAAAAGAAGCCGCGTCCTGTTTGATGTATGCTCCCCCTCTCAGGAGAGCTCAGGACAGACAAACTGCCACACAGAGAGCAGCCAATCAGTTACCTCAAGGCAGGATGGGAAGGAGAACTGTTCTCCCAGAGCAGGGAACTGGTTGTCAGAAAtgggaaaaaacataaaacaaagtcgAGGAGGTCCCAGTGCACATAAGAAACGAGACGGGAAGACACCCACTTCACCA ATGCTCCACTCACCAAAAaccatgaaaatctccatgTATTTTGCAAAACGAAATCAGGAATGA